The Amycolatopsis sp. DG1A-15b genome window below encodes:
- a CDS encoding SDR family NAD(P)-dependent oxidoreductase, which yields MKVAGHVADVSDEDSVRRLVRFAVDTFGGVDILDNNAALVSAIKRDRDVVTMPVELWDEVMAVNLRGPMPLCKHTVPIMIERGGGSIVNIASGPWRRS from the coding sequence CTGAAGGTCGCCGGTCACGTGGCCGACGTGTCCGATGAGGACAGTGTGCGCCGGCTCGTGCGGTTCGCGGTGGACACGTTCGGCGGCGTCGACATCCTCGACAACAACGCGGCGCTGGTGTCGGCGATCAAGCGGGACCGGGATGTCGTGACCATGCCCGTCGAGCTGTGGGACGAGGTGATGGCGGTGAACCTGCGCGGTCCCATGCCGCTGTGCAAGCACACGGTGCCGATCATGATCGAGCGCGGCGGCGGCTCGATCGTCAACATCGCCAGCGGCCCGTGGCGCCGGAGCTGA
- a CDS encoding SDR family oxidoreductase, which produces MPGFVQDKIRAHNLVPRLGTPADAAALVTFLASPAASFITGRLIPVDGGFLSHLPTLAVLAPPGQGDAGNVADRT; this is translated from the coding sequence ATGCCAGGGTTCGTGCAGGACAAAATCCGCGCGCACAACCTGGTACCCCGGCTGGGCACCCCGGCGGACGCCGCCGCGCTGGTCACGTTCCTCGCCTCGCCGGCGGCGAGCTTCATCACCGGCCGGCTCATCCCGGTGGACGGCGGCTTCCTGTCCCACCTGCCGACGCTCGCCGTGCTGGCGCCGCCCGGCCAGGGCGACGCCGGCAACGTGGCGGACCGGACTTAG
- a CDS encoding LLM class flavin-dependent oxidoreductase, with amino-acid sequence MAAGTGPRIAVALDGAGWHPAAWREPGARPRELLTAGYWADLVREAEAGKLDFVTIEDSLALQTVNYLDRPGERADIVQGRLDAVLIAARVAPLTSRIGLVPTAVVTHTEPFHLSKAIATLDYVSTGRAGVRVQVAGRAADNRHFGRREFGEFRLEDSAEPGRPSPLADLFDEAADYVEVLRRLWDSWEDDAEIRDVATGRFVDREKLHYIDFEGRWFSVKGPSITPRPPQGQPPVTALAHAAIPYRLAARSADVVYVTPFDREQATTIVAAVRDEQARAGRGDETLHVFADVVVFLGETEQAAKDRKARLDDLSGAEYSSDAYTFTGTPAGLADLLLDWQAAGLSGFRLRPGTIPHDLTAITRGLVPELRSRGAFRTEYEASTLRGLLGLARPANRYAAV; translated from the coding sequence ATGGCAGCAGGAACCGGACCGCGGATCGCCGTCGCACTGGACGGGGCGGGGTGGCACCCCGCCGCCTGGCGGGAACCCGGCGCACGGCCACGCGAGCTGCTCACCGCCGGGTACTGGGCCGACCTGGTCCGCGAGGCCGAGGCGGGCAAGCTGGACTTCGTCACCATCGAAGACTCCCTGGCCCTGCAGACCGTGAACTACCTCGACCGGCCGGGCGAGCGGGCCGACATCGTCCAGGGCCGGCTCGACGCGGTCCTGATCGCCGCCCGCGTCGCCCCGCTCACCTCCCGCATCGGGCTCGTGCCGACCGCGGTCGTCACGCACACCGAGCCGTTCCACCTGTCCAAGGCGATCGCCACGCTCGACTACGTCAGCACCGGCCGGGCCGGGGTCCGCGTGCAGGTGGCCGGGCGCGCCGCCGACAACCGGCACTTCGGCCGCCGCGAGTTCGGCGAATTCCGGCTCGAGGACTCCGCCGAGCCGGGCCGGCCCAGCCCCCTGGCCGACCTCTTCGACGAGGCCGCGGACTACGTCGAGGTGCTGCGCCGGCTGTGGGACTCCTGGGAGGACGACGCCGAGATCCGCGACGTCGCCACCGGCCGGTTCGTCGACCGCGAGAAGCTGCACTACATCGACTTCGAAGGCCGCTGGTTCTCCGTCAAGGGCCCGTCGATCACACCGCGGCCACCGCAGGGCCAGCCGCCGGTCACCGCGCTGGCCCACGCCGCCATCCCGTACCGGCTCGCCGCCCGTTCGGCCGACGTCGTCTACGTGACGCCGTTCGACCGCGAGCAAGCCACGACGATCGTCGCCGCCGTCCGGGACGAGCAAGCGCGGGCCGGGCGCGGCGACGAGACGCTGCACGTGTTCGCCGACGTCGTCGTGTTCCTCGGCGAGACGGAACAGGCCGCGAAGGACCGCAAGGCCCGGCTCGACGACCTGTCGGGCGCGGAGTACTCGTCCGACGCGTACACCTTCACCGGCACCCCGGCCGGCCTCGCCGACCTGCTGCTCGACTGGCAGGCCGCCGGGCTCTCCGGCTTCCGGCTGCGGCCGGGCACGATCCCGCACGACCTGACCGCGATCACCCGCGGCCTGGTCCCCGAGCTGCGGTCCCGCGGCGCCTTCCGCACCGAGTACGAGGCGAGCACCCTGCGCGGGCTGCTCGGTCTCGCCCGCCCCGCCAACCGCTACGCCGCCGTCTGA
- a CDS encoding response regulator, giving the protein MHLLLVGAAPVTAADLGHELRGHGFEVGVVDSGAALLATPVRADLVLLALDLPDLDGLEVCRRLRARSQVPIIGLSGRDSELDRVLGLQAGLDDYVSAPVRARELVAVIGAVMRRVRRPAGEATVAGEAIVHGSLHIGLRRRGGSRRFADHRG; this is encoded by the coding sequence GTGCACTTGCTGCTGGTGGGGGCGGCGCCGGTGACCGCCGCGGACCTGGGTCACGAGCTTCGCGGTCACGGCTTCGAAGTGGGCGTCGTGGACAGCGGGGCCGCGCTGCTCGCCACGCCCGTCCGGGCCGACCTGGTGTTGCTGGCCCTGGATCTGCCCGACCTCGACGGCCTGGAGGTCTGCCGCCGGCTGCGTGCCCGCAGCCAGGTGCCGATCATCGGCCTGTCCGGCCGCGATTCCGAGCTGGACCGGGTGCTGGGCCTGCAGGCGGGGCTGGACGACTACGTGTCCGCACCGGTCCGGGCGCGCGAGCTGGTCGCCGTGATCGGCGCGGTGATGCGCCGGGTCCGCCGCCCGGCCGGGGAGGCGACGGTGGCCGGCGAGGCCATCGTCCACGGCTCGCTGCACATCGGCTTGCGCCGCCGTGGCGGAAGTCGTCGATTCGCTGACCACAGGGGCTGA
- a CDS encoding NtaA/DmoA family FMN-dependent monooxygenase (This protein belongs to a clade of FMN-dependent monooxygenases, within a broader family of flavin-dependent oxidoreductases, the luciferase-like monooxygenase (LMM) family, some of whose members use coenzyme F420 rather than FMN.): protein MTRKQIHLAAHFPGVNNTTVWSDPEAGSHIEFSSFVKLAQTAERAKFDFFFLAEGLRLREQNGQIYDLDVVGRPDTFTVLSALAAVTERLGLAGTINSTFNEPFEVARQFASLDHLSAGRAAWNVVTSWDAFTGENFRRGGFLPQDQRYERAETFLRTAWELFDSWRGDEITADAGTGVFLRDPEAGAFAHHDAHFDIEGRFPVPRSPQGRPVIIQAGDSDEGREFAAATADAIFSRYGTLEAGQAFYTDVKGRLAKYGRAPEQLVILPAATFVLGDTDADAHERAHVVRRQQVSGQTAIKFLEQVWNTDLSGHDPEGPLPSTDPVVDGSTIAPGRASVRMYRDPVATAREWRQLAEAKNLSTRDLIIEVTGRQTFIGSPATVAAAIDDLVQADASDGFILVPHVTPGGLDEFADTVVPLLQERGSFRTEYTGTTLRDHLGIDAPG, encoded by the coding sequence ATGACCCGGAAGCAGATCCACCTCGCGGCGCACTTCCCCGGCGTCAACAACACGACCGTGTGGAGCGACCCCGAAGCCGGCAGCCACATCGAGTTCAGCTCCTTCGTCAAGCTCGCGCAGACCGCCGAGCGCGCGAAGTTCGACTTCTTCTTCCTGGCCGAAGGCCTGCGGCTGCGCGAGCAGAACGGGCAGATCTACGACCTGGACGTCGTCGGCCGCCCGGACACCTTCACCGTGCTCTCGGCCCTGGCCGCCGTCACCGAGCGGCTCGGACTGGCCGGCACGATCAACTCGACGTTCAACGAGCCCTTCGAGGTGGCCCGCCAGTTCGCCTCGCTCGACCACCTCTCCGCCGGGCGCGCCGCCTGGAACGTCGTCACGTCGTGGGACGCCTTCACCGGCGAAAACTTCCGCCGCGGCGGGTTCCTCCCGCAGGACCAGCGCTACGAGCGCGCCGAAACGTTCCTGCGGACCGCGTGGGAGCTGTTCGATTCCTGGCGGGGTGACGAGATCACCGCCGATGCCGGGACCGGCGTGTTCCTGCGTGACCCGGAGGCGGGCGCCTTCGCCCACCACGACGCGCACTTCGACATCGAAGGCCGGTTCCCGGTGCCGCGCAGCCCCCAGGGCCGTCCGGTGATCATCCAGGCCGGTGACTCCGACGAGGGCCGGGAGTTCGCCGCGGCCACCGCCGACGCGATCTTCAGCCGCTACGGCACCCTCGAAGCGGGCCAGGCGTTCTACACCGACGTCAAGGGCCGCCTGGCGAAGTACGGCCGGGCCCCGGAGCAGCTGGTGATCCTGCCCGCGGCGACGTTCGTGCTCGGCGACACCGACGCCGACGCCCACGAGCGCGCCCACGTCGTGCGGCGGCAGCAGGTCAGCGGGCAGACCGCGATCAAGTTCCTCGAACAGGTCTGGAACACCGACCTGTCCGGCCACGACCCCGAAGGGCCCCTGCCGTCGACGGATCCGGTGGTCGACGGGTCCACGATCGCCCCCGGCCGCGCGAGCGTCCGCATGTACCGCGATCCCGTCGCCACGGCCCGCGAGTGGCGGCAGCTCGCCGAGGCGAAGAACCTGTCCACCCGCGACCTGATCATCGAGGTCACCGGCCGGCAGACGTTCATCGGCTCGCCCGCGACGGTGGCGGCGGCGATCGACGACCTGGTCCAGGCCGACGCGAGCGACGGCTTCATCCTCGTCCCGCACGTCACCCCCGGCGGGCTCGACGAATTCGCCGACACGGTGGTGCCGTTGCTGCAGGAGCGCGGCTCCTTCCGGACCGAATACACCGGCACCACCCTGCGCGACCACCTGGGGATCGACGCGCCCGGGTGA
- a CDS encoding DUF5134 domain-containing protein, with the protein MIEATGLRWILTAVFVAAGAFCVYRCFRRKSVTGRVGDVLHAAMCLAMVAMVWPATMGVAGVPQVVLFGFAAVWFAVAAVRGAAHEGRWHPGYHAVMMLAMVWMVFAMPRAMVGSGAATTMDMPGMEGMAMALPSAGGGVPADVVIVALTLATAFCLAGIAFLARLVDGARIAPPSVRTAGWGADALMGLGTSVMLLAML; encoded by the coding sequence GTGATCGAGGCGACCGGATTGCGGTGGATCCTGACGGCGGTGTTCGTCGCGGCCGGGGCGTTCTGTGTCTACCGCTGTTTCCGCCGGAAGTCGGTGACGGGCCGGGTCGGCGACGTGCTGCACGCGGCGATGTGCCTGGCCATGGTCGCGATGGTGTGGCCGGCCACGATGGGAGTGGCCGGCGTTCCGCAGGTGGTGCTGTTCGGGTTCGCCGCGGTGTGGTTCGCCGTGGCCGCGGTGCGCGGCGCCGCCCACGAGGGCCGGTGGCACCCGGGCTATCACGCGGTGATGATGCTGGCGATGGTGTGGATGGTGTTCGCGATGCCGCGCGCCATGGTCGGCAGCGGCGCGGCGACGACGATGGACATGCCGGGAATGGAGGGCATGGCGATGGCACTTCCGTCGGCCGGCGGCGGGGTGCCCGCCGACGTGGTGATCGTCGCGCTGACGCTGGCGACCGCGTTCTGCCTGGCGGGGATCGCGTTCCTGGCCCGGCTCGTCGACGGGGCCCGGATCGCGCCGCCGTCGGTGCGCACGGCCGGGTGGGGCGCCGACGCCCTGATGGGCCTCGGCACCTCCGTGATGCTGCTGGCGATGCTGTGA
- a CDS encoding sulfite oxidase, translating into MTALNDEAGYDRVRLAQWRAGNARLPGLNRRALLRLTAAGGLALAATGTASAPASAAGPIVKPLPPEWFDVYGSNAETRWEAMSGQGYLTPVDRFFVRDHTSTPVLDAATWRLRLFGSGLRGSPTAANPVELTYRDLRELPSETITAFIECAGNGRSFFTGQQGQTVTGTAWKLGAVGVARWRGVRLATVLARAGLTRDAVDVLPEGLDPDYVTGGVNLGKVRRPLPVGKALQDVLLAYEMNGEPLPPDHGFPVRLVVPSWAGISSIKWLGRIEVSATPLVSPWNTQYYRLLGPDYPAEGTPVTEQVVKSAFELERGATLAAGRRHVLRGRSWSGHGRIRRVEVSVDGATWAPAKPIGPALDRGWLRWEFPWRPRTAGAYTLRARATDVTGVRQPEVAPYNTQGYLFGAIVRHPVTVSPA; encoded by the coding sequence ATGACAGCGTTGAACGACGAGGCCGGCTACGACCGCGTGCGGCTCGCGCAGTGGCGGGCGGGGAACGCGCGCCTGCCGGGGCTGAACCGGCGCGCTCTGCTGAGGCTGACGGCGGCCGGTGGTCTCGCGCTGGCCGCGACCGGGACGGCGTCCGCCCCGGCGTCGGCCGCGGGCCCGATCGTCAAGCCCCTGCCACCGGAGTGGTTCGACGTCTACGGCAGCAACGCCGAGACGCGCTGGGAAGCCATGAGCGGGCAGGGTTACCTCACCCCGGTCGACCGGTTCTTCGTCCGCGACCACACGTCGACCCCGGTGCTCGACGCCGCCACCTGGCGGCTGCGGCTGTTCGGCTCCGGACTGCGCGGCTCGCCGACGGCGGCGAACCCGGTCGAGCTGACCTACCGGGACCTGCGTGAGCTGCCGTCCGAGACGATCACCGCGTTCATCGAATGCGCCGGCAACGGCCGGAGCTTCTTCACCGGCCAGCAGGGCCAGACCGTCACCGGGACCGCGTGGAAGCTGGGCGCGGTCGGGGTCGCGCGCTGGCGCGGTGTCCGGCTGGCGACGGTGCTCGCCCGCGCCGGGCTGACCCGCGACGCGGTGGACGTGCTGCCGGAGGGGCTCGACCCGGACTACGTCACCGGCGGGGTGAACCTCGGCAAGGTGCGGCGGCCGCTGCCGGTGGGCAAGGCGCTGCAGGACGTCCTGCTGGCCTACGAGATGAACGGCGAGCCGCTGCCGCCGGACCACGGGTTCCCGGTGCGGCTGGTGGTGCCGTCGTGGGCCGGGATCTCGTCGATCAAGTGGCTGGGCCGGATCGAGGTGTCGGCGACGCCGCTGGTGTCGCCGTGGAACACGCAGTACTACCGGCTGCTGGGCCCGGACTACCCGGCCGAGGGCACGCCGGTCACCGAGCAGGTGGTGAAGAGCGCGTTCGAACTGGAACGGGGTGCGACGCTGGCGGCCGGGCGGCGGCACGTGCTGCGCGGCCGGTCCTGGTCGGGCCACGGCCGGATCCGGCGGGTCGAGGTGAGCGTGGACGGCGCCACCTGGGCGCCCGCCAAGCCGATCGGCCCCGCCCTCGACCGTGGCTGGCTGCGGTGGGAGTTCCCGTGGCGGCCGCGCACAGCCGGGGCGTACACGCTGCGGGCGCGCGCGACCGACGTCACCGGTGTGCGGCAGCCGGAGGTCGCGCCCTACAACACGCAGGGGTACCTGTTCGGCGCGATCGTCCGCCACCCGGTCACGGTGAGCCCGGCGTGA
- a CDS encoding PepSY-associated TM helix domain-containing protein has protein sequence MSIDQSEERTAEAPPEPRFTWAAVRPLLVRLHFYAGVFVGPFLLVAALTGLAYIWTPQAEQAVYDHELHVPAAPGVVPLAQQAAVAKAAVPDGTVTGIRPGPTPTDSTQVIFNRPGLEPSFHHTVFVDPHTGTIRGQLETYGSGQALPLRSRLDGLHANLQLGDFGRWYSELAASWLWVVVLAGIALWFGSRKRKKSQSARGRLLSWHRMTGLVIAAGLLVLSATGLTWSEHAGDNISELRSQLDWTTPSVSAALPAATPQGADVGIDAVRAATLQAGLSDPVEIRPPSAPGKAYVVAQVGREWPTKADSMAVDPATGRITATLPFSDYSVAAKLSRWGIDAHMGLLFGVANQIVLTGLAVGLIAVIFWGYRMWWLRRPTRGDARVGRPPVRGTWRRIPGRVLAPFLVATAVVGYYLPVFGLSLLAFLVVDLIVAARRQEVKA, from the coding sequence ATGTCGATCGACCAGAGCGAAGAGCGTACGGCCGAGGCGCCGCCCGAGCCCCGGTTCACCTGGGCGGCGGTTCGCCCGCTGCTGGTGCGGCTGCATTTCTACGCCGGGGTGTTCGTCGGCCCGTTTCTGCTGGTCGCCGCGTTGACCGGGCTGGCCTACATCTGGACTCCGCAGGCCGAGCAGGCCGTCTACGACCACGAGCTGCACGTCCCGGCCGCGCCCGGGGTTGTCCCGCTGGCGCAGCAGGCGGCCGTCGCGAAGGCGGCGGTGCCGGACGGGACGGTGACCGGGATCCGGCCCGGGCCCACGCCGACCGACTCGACGCAGGTGATCTTCAACCGGCCGGGACTCGAACCGAGCTTCCACCACACGGTGTTCGTCGATCCGCACACGGGGACGATCCGCGGGCAGCTGGAGACCTACGGTTCGGGTCAGGCGTTGCCACTGCGCAGCCGGCTCGACGGGCTGCACGCCAACCTGCAGCTCGGTGACTTCGGCCGCTGGTACAGCGAACTCGCGGCGAGCTGGCTGTGGGTGGTGGTGCTGGCCGGGATCGCGCTCTGGTTCGGGAGCCGGAAGCGGAAGAAGTCGCAGAGCGCGCGCGGACGGCTGTTGTCCTGGCACCGCATGACCGGCCTGGTGATCGCGGCCGGGCTGCTGGTCCTTTCGGCCACCGGACTGACCTGGTCCGAGCACGCGGGCGACAACATCAGCGAGCTGCGCTCACAGCTGGACTGGACGACGCCCTCGGTGTCGGCCGCGCTCCCGGCCGCCACTCCCCAGGGCGCCGACGTCGGAATCGACGCCGTGCGCGCGGCGACGTTGCAGGCGGGTTTGTCGGACCCGGTGGAGATCCGGCCGCCGTCCGCGCCGGGCAAGGCGTACGTCGTGGCACAGGTCGGGCGGGAGTGGCCGACGAAGGCGGACTCGATGGCCGTCGATCCGGCCACCGGCCGGATCACCGCCACGCTGCCGTTTTCCGATTATTCGGTGGCGGCCAAGCTGTCCCGCTGGGGGATCGACGCCCACATGGGCCTGTTGTTCGGGGTGGCGAACCAGATCGTGCTCACCGGGTTGGCGGTCGGGTTGATCGCGGTGATCTTCTGGGGTTACCGGATGTGGTGGCTGCGCCGTCCGACCCGGGGTGACGCGCGCGTCGGACGTCCGCCGGTGCGGGGAACGTGGCGCCGGATTCCGGGCCGGGTGCTCGCGCCGTTCCTGGTGGCGACCGCGGTGGTGGGCTACTACCTGCCGGTGTTCGGCTTGTCGCTGCTGGCTTTCCTGGTCGTCGACCTGATCGTCGCGGCTCGTCGTCAGGAGGTGAAGGCGTGA
- a CDS encoding carbonic anhydrase, whose amino-acid sequence MSVTDELLANNAAYAANFTGPLPLPPAKHVAVLACMDARINVYGVLGLNEGEAHVIRNAGGVVTEDEIRSLAISQRLLGTEEIILIHHTDCGMLTFTDDGFKKSVQEDVGVKPAWAAEAFTDLDEDVRQSIARIRNSPFIPKKESVRGFVFDVATGKLHEVK is encoded by the coding sequence ATGTCGGTCACCGACGAGCTCCTGGCCAACAACGCCGCATACGCCGCGAACTTCACCGGGCCGCTGCCGCTGCCGCCGGCCAAGCACGTCGCCGTGCTCGCCTGCATGGACGCCCGCATCAACGTCTACGGCGTCCTCGGTCTCAACGAAGGCGAGGCTCACGTGATCCGCAACGCCGGCGGCGTCGTCACCGAGGACGAGATCCGCTCGCTCGCGATCAGCCAGCGCCTGCTCGGCACCGAGGAGATCATCCTCATCCACCACACCGACTGCGGCATGCTCACCTTCACCGACGACGGCTTCAAGAAGTCCGTCCAGGAGGACGTCGGGGTCAAACCCGCCTGGGCCGCGGAAGCCTTCACCGATCTCGACGAGGACGTGCGCCAGTCGATCGCCCGGATCCGGAACAGCCCGTTCATCCCGAAGAAGGAGTCCGTGCGGGGCTTCGTCTTCGACGTCGCCACCGGAAAGCTGCACGAAGTGAAGTGA
- a CDS encoding heavy metal-associated domain-containing protein codes for MTQTTYAVTGMTCGHCAGSVREELGELPGVHRIDVDLGSGNVQVTSEKALDFGQVEQAIRTAGYQLVR; via the coding sequence ATGACCCAGACGACCTACGCGGTGACCGGGATGACCTGCGGGCACTGCGCCGGTTCGGTTCGCGAGGAGCTCGGCGAGCTGCCCGGCGTCCACCGGATCGACGTCGACCTCGGCAGCGGGAACGTTCAGGTCACCAGTGAGAAAGCCCTCGACTTCGGGCAGGTCGAGCAGGCGATCCGCACCGCGGGCTACCAGCTCGTCCGATGA
- a CDS encoding zf-HC2 domain-containing protein, which produces MNCSDFREALSARIDGEAASLPDPVVDSHLAGCPQCRAWQEEAVRLRRLMLVREAPQVPDLTDRILTESPAPPAQRWGLRIALALVGLVQSGLGLAELLGADVGHAGHGGMMAMAVHLGNESAAWNLAVGFGLLWAALRPATAAGLLPALAGFVAVLGLVSGIDLADSQVTLSRVLSHGLLVAGVGLLYGVRRQHRRTSTPGPSARVEPGAHDDVTLGWQPRAKADGRGPRRRFPHLPASRRRAA; this is translated from the coding sequence GTGAACTGCTCCGACTTCCGTGAAGCGCTCTCGGCCCGGATCGACGGTGAAGCGGCGTCGCTGCCGGACCCGGTGGTCGACAGCCACCTCGCGGGCTGTCCGCAGTGCCGGGCCTGGCAGGAGGAGGCCGTCCGGCTCCGGCGGCTGATGCTGGTCCGCGAGGCACCGCAGGTGCCCGACCTGACCGACCGCATCCTCACCGAGAGCCCCGCCCCGCCGGCGCAGCGCTGGGGCCTGCGGATCGCCCTGGCCCTCGTCGGGCTGGTCCAGAGCGGCCTCGGGCTCGCCGAACTGCTCGGCGCGGACGTCGGGCACGCCGGGCACGGCGGGATGATGGCGATGGCCGTGCACCTCGGCAACGAGAGCGCGGCCTGGAACCTCGCGGTCGGCTTCGGCCTGCTCTGGGCCGCCTTGCGCCCGGCGACCGCGGCCGGGCTGCTGCCCGCGCTGGCCGGTTTCGTCGCGGTCCTCGGCCTCGTCTCCGGCATCGATCTCGCCGACAGCCAGGTCACCTTGTCCCGGGTGCTGTCGCACGGCCTGCTCGTGGCCGGGGTCGGGCTCCTCTACGGCGTGCGCCGCCAGCATCGCCGGACATCGACACCGGGCCCGAGCGCGCGCGTCGAACCCGGGGCGCACGACGACGTCACGCTCGGCTGGCAACCCCGGGCCAAGGCCGACGGCCGGGGTCCGCGCCGCCGGTTCCCGCACCTGCCGGCCAGCCGCCGTCGCGCGGCCTGA